The Montipora foliosa isolate CH-2021 chromosome 1, ASM3666993v2, whole genome shotgun sequence DNA segment ATTAAGTTGAAAGGAACTAACTTTGCTTAGGTTTTTGTTGAGACATTCAAGAGATTTATTAAGTCCAGAACGATAGGAAAATATGGGAATCAAACTTTAGGGATAGAAAAGCGAAGGATCGAAAGTCGTGAAATCGGAGTTGTTCTTATTAATATCGGCTGGAACTAGCTATAACACCAAACGGAGTACAAATCAGGATCTCAAATCATGGAAAATACGCCGGAATaggaaaaagcaaaataattgcttgtgaacaacaaaaaagtttaactgaaaaatcagggaaaaattaaagtaaaattcAATCCGAGTGGGTGGAAACTGTAGTACATCGTACACAGTTTGGTTTAACTCTTTTTGGCAAACAATGAAAAACGAAATATCCAGAGAAGATTGAATGGAGATTTttagactgtttttttttttttcaatttagacTTCACTGATTCACTAACATGTTCTTGGGAACACCTTTTTTTTCATGCAAAGCAGCGAAGCTTTCTCGAATATATAGAATGAACCTTTTTTTGCCTTCTTAGCTCGGCGGCGTGACGAATAATAACTTTCGGGCTAAATTAGTGTCACAAATTCacgttttaaagaaaaaaattataatttttttgttttttcagaacATGAGACCTTGTAATGTTCAGATTTTAGTTTAACGATATGGCCATCTTTCCTAACAAAAATTCATAccaaaaaatttaaataaaaactaaagcGAAAGCGAAACTTTCCTTCCCTTGGGAAGCATACAGAGCCGGTCTTTTGTGATTTTAAGCCAGTTTGTTTTAGCAAGCATTATATTAAGAATCCTCATTAATCCACCTATCCAAAGCGATTTTTTACATCTGAGAATTGACGGGAGTTTAATTGCTTGCAAAATATTTACAGCTCAGAAAGTTATAAAATAAACCCAAAGAAGTATTTCTGGTGAATCGCTTAGCCTTAAATTTGGCCGCGTTGCACGGAATCAATTTATTGTTTCGTACAATTGTCACTTAAGACTTCTCGTAAGCTCACGGGAAATATCATGTACAGACAAGAAGAATATGTCATTTTATGAAAACGAGAAACAGAGGAGAGCAGAGTGGTTACAATCTTGATAGTACTCGCTTTACGCCAAAGTGTCCTGGTTCGATTCCGGGACTCGGCGTTGTACGTACACGACGGTGGAGTTTGTTGGTGTTTCTATTCCATCATTTGagctttaattaacaattattcgccgaaggcgaaggcGAAGttattatcggtgaatattcaccgataatcacttcgccttcggcgaataattgttttagtataaatacacaggtgattatttcaaaaaagagcaaaaaaaaaacatttcaacgcaaaatcatcttcacttacagtggcaaaacgactactggcagccattttgtccgtcgaggtgattatcggctgataatccgagattgCGAGcaaatgagagcgcgcgattttgtatttatactaatttgATTTAGTTTGATTTCCAGTCTCCTCTATTGATAGAACAACTGTGCGCGGCTACAGAAGCTTGAGGCTTTAATAAAGGTATCATTATTTATAATACATTTGCAGGAGACAACACAACGTGTTCCGCGATTTCACGATTGGGCGTTCATCACCAGTCTGGAGAGTGAGCAATGCTGCAATGAAAGCCTCTCCGAATGAACGTTTGACCCGCTTGTCACAGCCCAAGGGATTTCACGTGGAGTACGAACCCTGTAGACCAGTTCAAACCACTGTTTCCATAGCAGCACAAAAAGCGTCTGCTTCAGGGAGAACAGAAACCCTCTCTCTTCCAAAACAGAGGCCCAATATTGTGGAACGGGAGTGGATTATAAAGAAGGGGGCGCTTTCATCGCGGGCCTCGGAGAGACTGCAGGAACTTGCTCATGCTAAAGGAGTTCCCTTGGGTTATACCCCCGATAAGACTAGAGTATGGGAAGTTTCTAAGGCTGCTTTAAAAGCAAAGGCCTCGAAACGTATAGACGATTTAGCTTTACCAATAAAACGTGAAATAGCAACAAATTTACCAAACCCTGATGCTTTTGAAGTGAAAAAAGCTGCACAAAGAGCGAGGTGTTCAGAGAGAGTTGCTGAATTGGCGCAGCCGATTGTCAGGGGATACTAGAGGAAAAAATTGGACTACTTTGGGCAATCATAAATTAATCTTACTGTTAGTTCCTTTTCACTAATTCATTGACCTGCGCATGTATTTCCTTTTTACCTTGTTGACAAGTTTACCCttcaataaaacttgattcttgTACTGATTTTTGCATTACCGgccctcttcttcttcttcttcacaaTCTCGTTCCCTCgttgaggcagtgtggcccagtggttagggcgcttgccttaagatccggagatcccgggttcaagacccgctctgaccactcgttgaatttgttcctggtagtccctggttcaacttcccggctgcacttgtaaatagccaactggtttgcttccggccagttgggattcttaacagttgttgttgtgttctgttgattgtgtttcattggccctgaaaagcccctatggggagcggtcaattaagtatgtatgtatgtatgtatttatgtatgtatgtatgtatgtttgcCAAACCTCCTTCCTGGTTGGCACTTGCTTCCGTCACTCAAAGTGACGGCAttttaaagacggtgcctacgattgttattgcgcatatgtcaTGCGCATTatgcacatctcgagatactcggatttcctatgggtggtgcttattaatacagagatatttttgctcggtttaaaactatgcaaaGAAGGCAGAACTAAACAAGTGATCTTggaatccaaagagaaaattgggggtaaccacgcatttttcagagataatgaagctgcgtggttacccccaattttctttttggatttcaataacacttgttaaagtGCAACTATgataaaaatcatttccttttttccctcagattttgaaagcgtgttcgcttaacacctaactggcaaaattttgagctttggttttgtccaaaggctgtttactttgagtgtaacttttggatttcacggtccgccattactcacgttcaaaattgACCGATTGaccctcagagggttggatctacggaaaatgacgtcatttactctctagcttaaaatttcagcgtgtaaacgcaatttattatatatccAAAACACGGGTAATGAAAGCGAacctcctgtgctgcatattaattcagccgcgtacacacgcattgcacgTCATtgtctcctcgacccagctctctcaagattttaaagttagtaatggcgtaCCAAtcgtgtctttttaaaatcagaacttaaaacttgggtcacttagtgtttggttaacatagttttgaaatccaaagaaaaaaaggaattgtttttttggtcgtagtagcactttaagatctgcatttcccacatattcagtaaaccgcgcaaaaatacctttaaattagtTGGCACCATCCTTAACTTAACTTACAAGACATACGGTCTGCCTTAAGCGTTACCTTAGTTTGGACAGAAAAGACAAGATTTACCCGGTACGGCGATTCCAACCCAGGTCACCAGCTATCGACCTACTAACGCAGCGAGCGATGGAATTAAGGGCTAAGTACCTCAAGCGGTGATGGGAGGAAGAGGCGCTGGGAAAGAGGGTGTAAATGGACGCGTCCTTCGTTCCTTAACTTGGCTCGATTTTCTTCTTATTTTGTGGCATCATATGGTATGGTAAAAAAAGAGAAGGTCTACGGTTCATCCCCACTCAAGAAGATCAACAATTAGGAACATCTTTATGACTGGAAACTAGCCAGTAGGCTTCTGCAGATTGTGCTACGAAATTGTCCTAAAAAAATCCTTGAAAGTTCCACAAAATTgcttgaaaatcaaaaaaactttGCTTCTAAAAGTTGTACACAAAAGAAACAGCACAAAGCAAGATATAACCTATTTTAAACACTATAGTTTCtagcaaaattaaaattgtctaACAGTTGCCTATGCCACCTTAATGATTTGAATGACCTCTCAGATGTGACACAAactcaataaaaaattaacaagcAGTTTTGTTGCATAATTATCCGCTGAAATGATGGATGACTAGCTCAGTTGTTTACCGCTGGGACTTGGGCCGAAATCAAAAATCGCCCAATTTGGTTTCGGTCCGAATTATTCgggaaaaacaaattcaaaacacGTTCTTCCCTAgttttcaaaagaaatttccGAAAATTATGCTTTTGCCGGAGACAATTACTTGAAGTTGCTGGGCCCATCAAAAGTTGctccaaacaacaacaacaatgtttaTTACATACTTTACTATTTTCACATTTCTCCTAATACAATTTGTTTGCcgtccaaattttgcataagccgTTGTCTTCAAATGCTattgggacactgcatattcccaagagcacttgatggtttatgcaaaatttggggtcATATCAAACAAgttgtattatggggaatgtgaaaatagcGAATGGGTACGAGTCCTGACTTTTCACgtgttgcttaaattgtccagagaAGTGCGAGAGGACCACTTCTCCATTTAGTTCGTTTTGTGTTgacttttctttattaattattatcaaACAATCATGCAATCTACACTCTCGTCTTGTTTTGAATGTTTTGCGAATGCACGACCCTTGCAGGACCCGTTTCTTGCATTTCCCGCGCACCTGTAACCATAGAAACGTAAATAGCCAGAAAGCAAAGAACCGTCACAATATTCAAAGGAGATACACTGAAATTTCTCCGTGTTTTTAATTAAGCACTTGTATCCTGTACTGTTGGGCCTTATTCTAATACACTCCAATGAGTACAGATACCTTTCCTTGTGCTTTCAAGAGGCATGTAGAACAAAGAGCAATCGACGATCTACACTCAATTAGCGAGAAAGTCCCAATTCCGAGCTGGAAAAAGCCAAAACCGCTTGATGGTGACAAGGCTTTCCAGGATAGCGAAGACGATTTAGGTACTCTTATGCACAAGTTGTTTGTTAATGGGAACGATAACATACGCTGTTCAAGCTCCAAGACGCCACTGTGTGCATGGCAAATCTGCATATCGGCGAAACAACACACGGGTGATTATTTCAAACACGAGGAAGCACTTCTCGCGacgaaaaaaaacatttccgtTTTTAGCAATGAAGCAGTTCTCTTCACACCACCCCGCTGTTATCGAAGCAACCTGATTACGACAGAAACCTCCCGAAACATAGCCGAGCGTTTCAATGTGAAACAAACAAGAGCTCAGAGTGCGCCGTTGTATGTCGAAAAAAACGagcattttcaagatggcggaaaaCAAAAGTCCCCTCTATACTCCTTCAAGTTTTACCACTGTAACCTCAGTAGTTATCACATCAAGAGCTATTGCGAACAAATAACCAACGTTAGTATTAAAAATCACATTTATTCGTGGTTGA contains these protein-coding regions:
- the LOC137979405 gene encoding sperm microtubule associated protein 2-like; amino-acid sequence: MDGKIVVTSHPGFGYYYDIQTGDKIVSAIPDLGVTRRSVFDEVKTPAYKRQHNVFRDFTIGRSSPVWRVSNAAMKASPNERLTRLSQPKGFHVEYEPCRPVQTTVSIAAQKASASGRTETLSLPKQRPNIVEREWIIKKGALSSRASERLQELAHAKGVPLGYTPDKTRVWEVSKAALKAKASKRIDDLALPIKREIATNLPNPDAFEVKKAAQRARCSERVAELAQPIVRGY